Part of the Chloroflexota bacterium genome is shown below.
CCGGCTCACCGGCCACCACGATCTCGACGTCCATCGTCGACCACAGCTCGTCGCCGATCCGGCGCCGGAGGACGTCCCGCATCTCGACCTCGGTCGTGCCGGGCAGGGTCCGGACGTCCACCTCGATCGTCGCCTCGCCCGGGATCACGTTGTGCTTGAGGCCGGCCCGGATCACGTTCGGGCTCACGGTGTCGCGAAGGAGTGCGTTCGCCGCCCGCGCGTACATCGGGTCGCAGGCGGCGACCTCGGAGGAGCTGCCGCCGGTGCCCTCGCCGGCGCCCTCGACGAGCGCCGCGAGCGTCCGTGAGAGCCCGGGCGCCGCGACCCGGACCGCGTCGAAGAACCGCTCCATCGGCGGGGTGAGCCGGACCCGGCCGGGATCCGCGATGCGGTCCACGATGCGGGCGGCCCGGACGGCGGCGTTGTCCGCCCGCGGCATGGAGCCGTGGCCCCACGTTCCATGAACCGTGAAGCGGTAGTCGATGAAGCCCTTCTCGGCGACCTGGATCGGGTAGAACCGGACGCCGCCGAGCTCGGCCGAGACACCGCCCGCCTCGTTGATCGCGGCGTCGGCCCGGAGCCACTCCGGGTGATGCTCCGCGACCCAGCCCGCCCCGGCGAGCCCGCCGGCCTCCTCGTCCGCGGTGGCGGCAAAGAGGATGTCACGGCGCAGTCCGGGGATCGGATCGGCGGCCGGGTCGCGTCCCGCCGCACGGGCCTCGCCGGCAAGGATCCGGATGACTCCAAGCTCCATGGAGAGGAGGTTCTTCATGTCGACGGCTCCCCGGCCGTAGACGTATCCGTCGGCGAGATCGGCGGCGAATGGATCGTGGGTCCAGCCCTCCGGCGGAGCCGGCACGACGTCGAGGTGACTGAGAAGGAGAAGCGGACCGCCGCCGGTCCCATCGCCGCGAAGCCGCGCCGCGACGGAGCCTCGGCCCGGCAGCGGCTCGACGACCGTCGCGTCCACGCCGGTCTCGGCGAGGATCGCCGCCACGAGTCGGGCCGCCCGGATCTCGTCCCCGGGCGGATTCACCGTCGGGATGCGGATGAGGTCGCGGAGGTCGGCGACGAGCCGGTCGTGGGCGATCCGCCAGGCGCTGTCCGCGAGCGCCGCAGACGGCCGCCCGGTCACCCGGCCGGTCCGGCGACGATCAGGCCGAGGATCGTCACGAACATCCCGATGCCGACGATGAGGACGATCATCGCGATGAGAAGGTGGAAATACCGCCGCTCCCGGCGCCGGGTCTCGGCCATCTCCGGGTCGTCGCCGCCCGGGATGTAGGCGGAGGCGAGGCCACGCCGGCGGGCGGCGAGCTCACGCTCCGTGACCGGGGGCAGGGTGCGGATCGGCTCGCTATCGCCCTCCGACCGAGCCGTCCCGCCCGGGTCGGCCGTCCCGCCCGGCCCGGGCGTCGTCACCCGCGTCCCGCGGCGAGGGTCGCGGTCATCCGCGCGCCCGTGGTCACCGCTCCGGCCGACGCCGACCCGACGAGCGCGGCGTACTTCGCCATGACGCCGCCGCGATAGCGTGGTGGCGGTGGCGACCATGCCGCCCGCCGACGCGCGAGGACCTCTGCCGCGACATCGAGATCGAGGGCCCGCCGGTCGACGTCGATGACGATCCCGTCACCCTCCTCGACGAAGGCGATCGGTCCGCCGAGCGCGGCCTCGGGGGCGACGTGCCCGAGCATGAGGCCGTGGGTCCCGCCGCTGAAGCGGCCGTCCGTGAGGAGCGCCACGGAGTCGCCGAGGCCCTCGCCGACGAGGGCAGCGGTCACGCTCAGCATCTCCTGCATGCCGGGACCGCCGACCGGGCCTTCGTAGCGGATGACGATGACGTCGCCGGGGGCGATGCGGCCGTCCCGCACCGCCTCGTAGCAGGCGTTCTCCGAATCGAACACCCGCGCGGGGCCCCGATGGAGGCGTCGCTCGTGGCCGGCGAGCTTGACGACGCAGCCGTCCGGGGCGAGCGTACCGCGGAGGATCGCCAGGCCGCCGGTCGGCTTGATCGGCGTCTCGATGGGAACGACCACCCGTTGGCCGGAGGTCTCGACGACCGCCGCCGCGGTCTGGGCGATCGTTCGGCCGTCGACCGTCGGCGCGTCGCCGTGGAGATGGCCGCCCTTGAGGAGCTCGCGCGTGAGGAGCCCGATGCCGCCCGCGTCGTACAGGTCGGCGGCGGTGTAGCGCCCGCCCGGGACCATGTCGGCGACGAT
Proteins encoded:
- a CDS encoding M20/M25/M40 family metallo-hydrolase, giving the protein MTGRPSAALADSAWRIAHDRLVADLRDLIRIPTVNPPGDEIRAARLVAAILAETGVDATVVEPLPGRGSVAARLRGDGTGGGPLLLLSHLDVVPAPPEGWTHDPFAADLADGYVYGRGAVDMKNLLSMELGVIRILAGEARAAGRDPAADPIPGLRRDILFAATADEEAGGLAGAGWVAEHHPEWLRADAAINEAGGVSAELGGVRFYPIQVAEKGFIDYRFTVHGTWGHGSMPRADNAAVRAARIVDRIADPGRVRLTPPMERFFDAVRVAAPGLSRTLAALVEGAGEGTGGSSSEVAACDPMYARAANALLRDTVSPNVIRAGLKHNVIPGEATIEVDVRTLPGTTEVEMRDVLRRRIGDELWSTMDVEIVVAGEPVEAPVDSDFYRLLADTLRDHDPEAVPVPIMAPFATDAKHTHRLGTPTYGFSPLRLRPEDRFLELFHGVDERVSIEALRFGLPVLYDVVRRFAG